One segment of Phaeacidiphilus oryzae TH49 DNA contains the following:
- the egtD gene encoding L-histidine N(alpha)-methyltransferase — protein sequence MAPSFSLHGRLPADHAARGLRADARAAFGGAPGEPRILPPKWFYDARGSELFEEITRLPEYYPTRAELEILLRHAPETAVRTGARTLVELGSGSSRKTRTLLDALRSNGTLRRYTPLDVSEEALRAAGESVAADYPGLEVAAVLADFTEDALPPEAGAGPGPRLVAFLGSTIGNLDRGQRARLFAALRGTVLGPGDFLLLGADLVKDPEVLVRAYDDAAGVTAEFNKNVLHVLNRELGADLDPEDFDHLALWNAGEERIEMHLRARRALSVKIPALDLSAEFAPGETLRTETSAKFRRQGLAAELAESGLALTEWWTDPGERFALLLAQPIGD from the coding sequence ATGGCCCCGTCCTTCAGCCTCCACGGCCGGCTCCCCGCCGACCACGCGGCGCGCGGGTTGCGCGCCGACGCCCGCGCGGCCTTCGGCGGTGCGCCGGGGGAGCCGCGGATCCTCCCGCCCAAGTGGTTCTACGACGCCCGCGGCAGCGAGCTCTTCGAGGAGATCACCCGGCTGCCCGAGTACTACCCGACCCGGGCCGAGCTGGAGATCCTGCTTCGGCACGCCCCGGAGACCGCGGTCAGGACCGGTGCCAGGACGCTGGTCGAGCTGGGCTCCGGCTCCTCCCGCAAGACCCGTACGCTGCTGGACGCCCTGCGCTCGAACGGCACCCTGCGCCGCTACACCCCGCTGGACGTCAGCGAGGAGGCGCTGCGGGCCGCCGGGGAGTCGGTGGCCGCCGACTACCCCGGGCTCGAAGTGGCCGCGGTGCTGGCCGACTTCACCGAGGACGCGCTGCCGCCGGAGGCGGGTGCGGGCCCCGGCCCTCGGCTGGTCGCGTTCCTCGGCAGCACCATCGGCAACCTCGACCGGGGCCAGCGGGCCAGGCTCTTCGCGGCGCTGCGGGGCACCGTCCTCGGCCCGGGGGACTTCCTGCTGCTCGGCGCCGACCTGGTCAAGGACCCGGAGGTGCTGGTCCGGGCCTACGACGACGCGGCCGGGGTGACCGCCGAGTTCAACAAGAACGTGCTGCACGTCCTCAACCGCGAGCTGGGCGCCGACCTCGACCCCGAGGACTTCGACCACCTCGCGCTCTGGAACGCCGGGGAGGAGCGGATCGAGATGCATCTCCGCGCCCGGCGCGCGCTCTCGGTGAAGATACCGGCGCTCGATCTGAGCGCCGAGTTCGCGCCGGGCGAGACCCTGCGCACCGAGACCTCGGCAAAGTTCCGCCGGCAGGGCCTGGCGGCTGAGCTCGCCGAGTCCGGTCTCGCCCTCACCGAATGGTGGACCGACCCGGGCGAACGGTTCGCGCTGCTGCTGGCCCAGCCGATCGGCGACTGA
- the crcB gene encoding fluoride efflux transporter CrcB, producing the protein MPVLLVFVGGAIGAPLRYLLDRFVQSRHESVFPFGTLAVNLVGAVILGGLTAGAAEHGLPGDLSLLLGTGVCGGLTTFSTFGYETVSLLEQGSLAEAGLNALGSLVAGLAAAAAAFAIVAAL; encoded by the coding sequence ATGCCGGTCCTGCTGGTCTTCGTCGGCGGCGCGATAGGGGCTCCGCTGCGGTACCTCCTCGACAGGTTCGTGCAGTCCCGCCACGAGTCGGTCTTCCCGTTCGGCACCCTGGCGGTCAACCTGGTCGGCGCGGTGATCCTCGGCGGGCTGACCGCCGGAGCGGCCGAACACGGCCTCCCCGGCGATCTCAGCCTCCTCCTCGGCACCGGCGTGTGCGGTGGCCTCACCACCTTCAGCACCTTCGGCTACGAGACCGTCAGCCTGCTGGAGCAGGGCTCCCTGGCCGAGGCGGGACTGAACGCCCTCGGCAGTCTGGTGGCCGGCCTGGCCGCGGCGGCCGCCGCCTTCGCGATCGTCGCCGCGCTCTAG
- a CDS encoding MFS transporter, translated as MILRRTHTAVRRRTEPPASSSPPGGVLLAMCLGLMLSMLNSTLVNVTMPQIGAQLHASDSGLQWVADIYTLGYASLLLPGGALGNRIGRRPAFLGGVAVFLLGSLLCALAPDLPVLLVARFVQAAGVASMLPQTLAILVHEYAEPAARARAVGVWAGVASLGLAAGPVIGGVIIAVADWRTGFALTCVVAVVALLLGRRAIPAASHGRPADAGRVDLLGAVLGVLWPAALVYALIEAGDIGWTAPGILVCYAVAALGLVAFGLSQRRRPSAAATGAPDSGAPNTGAPKPGAPTTPASPLMPLQLWRSRGFIAANAAGFCYFFTFFGVLFFYSLDLQRDLHLSALATGALFLPMTLCMAGLAPVAGRLAARLGTRTVLGTGLLVTALGCLALAALPGHPALPDLEWRMALLGAGAGLMSSPMSNAAVSSVPTEHSGTASAVHNTCRQIGSTLGIALLGVLVHGPDFSAGLPSAMLLCAGLLLACAVTAFTLLARRAH; from the coding sequence GTGATCCTCCGCCGCACCCACACCGCCGTACGCCGCCGGACCGAGCCTCCCGCGTCCTCCTCGCCCCCCGGCGGCGTACTCCTGGCGATGTGCCTCGGCCTGATGCTCTCCATGCTCAACTCCACGCTGGTCAACGTGACCATGCCGCAGATCGGCGCCCAGCTGCACGCCTCCGACTCCGGGCTGCAGTGGGTGGCCGACATCTACACCCTGGGTTACGCGAGCCTGCTGCTGCCCGGCGGCGCGCTCGGCAACCGGATCGGCCGGCGCCCGGCCTTCCTCGGCGGGGTCGCCGTCTTCCTCCTCGGCTCGCTGCTCTGCGCGCTCGCGCCCGACCTCCCCGTCCTGCTGGTCGCGCGGTTCGTGCAGGCCGCCGGGGTGGCCTCGATGCTGCCGCAGACCCTGGCCATCCTGGTCCACGAGTACGCCGAGCCGGCGGCCCGGGCCCGGGCGGTCGGCGTCTGGGCCGGAGTGGCCAGCCTCGGCCTGGCGGCCGGGCCGGTCATCGGCGGGGTGATCATCGCGGTCGCCGACTGGCGCACCGGGTTCGCCCTCACCTGCGTGGTCGCCGTGGTCGCGCTGCTGCTCGGCCGGCGCGCCATCCCGGCGGCCAGCCACGGCCGGCCCGCGGACGCCGGCCGGGTCGACCTGCTGGGCGCGGTGCTCGGCGTCCTCTGGCCGGCCGCGCTGGTCTACGCCCTGATCGAGGCGGGCGACATCGGCTGGACCGCCCCCGGGATCCTGGTCTGCTACGCCGTGGCCGCCCTCGGGCTGGTCGCCTTCGGCCTCTCCCAGCGCCGCCGTCCGTCCGCCGCCGCCACCGGTGCGCCGGACAGCGGTGCGCCGAACACCGGTGCACCGAAGCCCGGCGCGCCGACCACGCCGGCGAGTCCGCTGATGCCCCTTCAGCTCTGGCGGTCCCGCGGCTTCATCGCCGCCAACGCCGCCGGGTTCTGCTACTTCTTCACCTTCTTCGGCGTCCTCTTCTTCTACAGCCTCGACCTCCAGCGCGACCTCCACCTCTCCGCCCTCGCCACCGGCGCCCTCTTCCTGCCGATGACCCTCTGCATGGCGGGCCTCGCCCCCGTCGCCGGCCGGCTCGCCGCCAGGCTCGGCACCCGGACCGTCCTCGGCACCGGGCTCCTGGTCACCGCCCTCGGCTGCCTCGCGCTGGCCGCCCTCCCCGGCCACCCGGCGCTGCCCGACCTGGAATGGCGGATGGCCCTGCTCGGCGCCGGCGCCGGCCTGATGAGCTCGCCGATGAGCAACGCCGCCGTCTCCAGCGTCCCCACCGAACACTCCGGTACGGCGTCCGCCGTCCACAACACCTGCCGGCAGATCGGCAGCACCCTCGGGATCGCGCTGCTCGGAGTGCTGGTGCACGGCCCCGACTTCTCCGCCGGGCTGCCGAGCGCCATGCTCCTCTGCGCCGGGCTCCTGCTCGCCTGCGCGGTCACCGCGTTCACCCTGCTGGCGCGGCGTGCCCACTGA
- a CDS encoding OFA family MFS transporter — MSSTSPPDISSGYREVVGPTGRVFRVGETPKQLLGYPRALVIMAAWLVMCLSGLVEYTWGALSGSLAAAHHWGPAPVFWLFSCFVICESFVQIGTGFLRNKGILPVKYAVIAGGVVCGIVAYAITAYSTGIWQAYLGYAVCGGIGSGMVYSSAINIVGKWYPEKKGWRTGFVNGGWAYGSVPFILAIGGFSTGAGAGTLSPASVRDFILVQGVIMTVGIALAGLLMKDPPKNWWPADVDPVNWAKDKRTARDLRSNPPAFDHYTLREMWSTPQAKWLGIQYSLFIGCSLFGVAYYFEFGESMHLGAAAVVGGVAGFSLADGLFRPVYGWVSEYIGRRRTMTGAYALNVVFQLLALVAGLNHLAVFFAICAVVSGGLSGACFPMTAAAVADYYGENNNAVNYGSVYAWKALGGSFAGGLAALVMTGTLYGSAHFHWVQGFLFGAGLGAIAVFVVHFKCKAPTLEQRQAAVARAAAATGGGREPELVG; from the coding sequence ATGTCATCCACGTCTCCCCCGGACATCTCGTCCGGTTACAGAGAGGTCGTCGGCCCCACCGGCCGGGTCTTCCGGGTCGGCGAGACCCCCAAGCAGCTGCTGGGGTACCCGCGGGCACTGGTCATCATGGCGGCCTGGCTGGTGATGTGCCTGTCCGGGCTCGTCGAATACACCTGGGGCGCGCTCAGCGGTTCGCTGGCCGCCGCCCACCACTGGGGGCCCGCCCCCGTCTTCTGGCTGTTCTCCTGCTTCGTGATCTGCGAGTCCTTCGTGCAGATCGGCACCGGCTTCCTGCGCAACAAGGGGATACTGCCGGTCAAGTACGCGGTGATCGCCGGCGGTGTCGTCTGCGGGATCGTGGCCTACGCCATCACCGCGTACTCCACCGGCATCTGGCAGGCCTACCTCGGTTATGCCGTCTGCGGTGGCATCGGCTCCGGGATGGTGTACTCCAGTGCCATCAACATCGTCGGCAAGTGGTATCCGGAGAAGAAGGGCTGGCGCACCGGGTTCGTCAACGGCGGCTGGGCCTATGGCTCGGTCCCCTTCATCCTCGCCATCGGCGGGTTCAGCACCGGAGCCGGGGCGGGCACCCTCTCCCCCGCCTCGGTGCGGGACTTCATCCTGGTGCAGGGCGTCATCATGACCGTCGGCATCGCCCTGGCCGGGCTGCTGATGAAGGACCCGCCGAAGAACTGGTGGCCCGCCGACGTGGACCCGGTGAACTGGGCCAAGGACAAGCGGACCGCCCGCGACCTGCGCAGCAACCCGCCGGCCTTCGACCACTACACACTGCGGGAGATGTGGTCCACACCGCAGGCCAAGTGGCTCGGCATCCAGTACTCGCTCTTCATCGGCTGCTCGCTCTTCGGGGTGGCGTACTACTTCGAGTTCGGCGAGTCCATGCACCTCGGGGCAGCCGCGGTGGTCGGCGGCGTGGCCGGCTTCTCGCTCGCGGACGGGCTCTTCCGGCCGGTCTACGGCTGGGTGTCGGAGTACATCGGCCGCCGCCGGACGATGACCGGCGCCTACGCCCTCAATGTGGTGTTCCAGCTGCTGGCACTGGTGGCCGGACTGAATCACCTCGCGGTGTTCTTCGCGATCTGCGCGGTCGTTTCGGGCGGTCTCTCCGGCGCCTGCTTCCCGATGACCGCGGCCGCGGTCGCGGACTACTACGGGGAGAACAACAACGCCGTCAACTACGGTTCGGTGTACGCCTGGAAAGCGCTGGGCGGCAGCTTCGCCGGCGGCCTGGCCGCCCTGGTGATGACCGGCACGCTGTACGGCAGCGCCCATTTCCACTGGGTGCAGGGCTTCCTCTTCGGAGCGGGGTTGGGCGCTATCGCGGTGTTCGTCGTCCACTTCAAGTGCAAGGCGCCGACACTCGAGCAGCGGCAGGCCGCGGTCGCCAGGGCCGCGGCCGCGACCGGCGGCGGACGGGAGCCGGAACTGGTCGGCTGA
- the crcB gene encoding fluoride efflux transporter CrcB: MGEPRPAARRQLDILAVIALGGGLGSIARYGIARALPTEAGGFPWATFVANVGGCLLIGLLMVYVLEVWAPSRYRRPFLGVGFLGGFTTFSTYVVETRGLLATGHFSMADAYALSSLVAGLAAIWTGMVLGRLAGRLPVRRGPRRREPAPSAPTVPPGGDAGRGGTTGSSCTTGSSPTTDHPRASEGTRR, from the coding sequence ATGGGCGAACCGCGCCCCGCTGCCCGCAGGCAGCTGGACATCCTGGCGGTGATCGCACTCGGCGGCGGACTGGGCTCGATCGCCCGCTACGGGATCGCCCGGGCGCTGCCGACCGAAGCCGGCGGCTTCCCCTGGGCCACCTTCGTCGCCAACGTCGGCGGCTGCCTGCTGATAGGGCTGCTGATGGTGTACGTCCTGGAGGTCTGGGCTCCCTCCCGCTACCGCCGCCCCTTCCTCGGCGTCGGCTTCCTCGGCGGCTTCACCACCTTCTCCACCTATGTGGTGGAGACCCGCGGGCTCCTCGCCACCGGCCACTTCTCGATGGCCGACGCCTACGCGCTGAGCAGCCTGGTGGCCGGGCTGGCCGCGATCTGGACCGGTATGGTGCTGGGCCGGCTGGCCGGTCGCCTCCCGGTCCGCCGCGGCCCGCGCCGGCGGGAACCAGCGCCCTCCGCGCCGACCGTGCCCCCCGGCGGAGACGCCGGCCGCGGTGGTACCACCGGCAGCAGTTGTACCACCGGCAGCAGCCCGACGACCGACCACCCCCGCGCATCGGAAGGAACCCGCCGATGA
- a CDS encoding G1 family glutamic endopeptidase — protein MRIRPSAASALLLAAALVPCAAGTAGASALATSVATFGPATTAHGSSGIHPDDSNWGGYVAQGSFSSISGSWTEPQVTCNSSNDLFAPWVGLDGYGSGSVEQTGVQTDCSSGRPVLSAWYEMYPASPVYWNDPVSEGDSMTASVVSDGGGNYSLTLTDNTQGWTEKTDQSYAGQNASAEAVIESPTSSYPSFGSLSFSGVTVDGRPFSDAGPSALDSGGYVPGPLSGGDFTISPGGAAVGAHSGGAGQTARQNIRY, from the coding sequence ATGCGGATACGCCCCTCGGCCGCGTCGGCGCTCCTCCTCGCCGCCGCGCTCGTGCCCTGCGCCGCCGGAACCGCCGGCGCGAGCGCCCTCGCGACCTCCGTCGCGACCTTCGGTCCGGCGACCACCGCCCACGGCTCCTCGGGCATCCACCCCGACGACAGCAACTGGGGCGGCTACGTCGCCCAGGGCAGCTTCAGCAGCATCTCCGGCTCCTGGACCGAACCCCAGGTGACCTGCAACTCCAGCAACGACCTCTTCGCGCCGTGGGTCGGCCTGGACGGCTACGGCTCCGGCAGTGTGGAGCAGACCGGCGTGCAGACCGACTGCTCCAGCGGCCGTCCGGTGCTCTCCGCCTGGTACGAGATGTACCCGGCCTCGCCGGTGTACTGGAACGACCCGGTCTCCGAGGGCGACAGCATGACCGCCTCGGTGGTGAGCGACGGCGGCGGGAACTACAGCCTCACGCTGACCGACAACACCCAGGGCTGGACCGAGAAGACCGACCAGTCCTACGCCGGCCAGAACGCCAGCGCCGAGGCCGTCATCGAGTCGCCCACTTCCTCCTACCCGAGCTTCGGCAGCCTCTCCTTCAGCGGCGTCACGGTGGACGGCCGGCCGTTCTCGGACGCCGGCCCGTCCGCCCTGGACAGCGGCGGTTACGTGCCCGGTCCGCTCTCCGGCGGCGACTTCACCATCAGCCCGGGCGGCGCCGCGGTGGGCGCCCACTCCGGTGGGGCAGGGCAGACCGCCCGCCAGAACATCCGCTACTGA
- a CDS encoding ABC transporter ATP-binding protein has protein sequence MKPPADPAQLERDTATLLPVGSTAGVRSYVRLLARRHRRAFSAVVGLHAVGAVAGLVGPWVLGGLVEGLSTSTTAGRIAQAGGLFLAAIAVQSLFTGLSRLRGSILGEKILADLREDFLVRSVGLPPGVLERAGTGDLVSRTTTDVDRLAKSVRDAVPELAVAVVSVVVIFAAMLVTSPLIAVSALIGAPVLLVGSRWYFARAPQSYRAESASYAAVNTAIAETVDAGRTVEALGLGERRVRATDERIGTWTSWERYTLWLRSVFFPTVDMPYSLAVVATLGLGGLYTLHGWTTLGQLTAGVLYAQMLVDPVDSIIRWYDELQVGQASLARLVGVREIPDAESDERLDPRGRELVADQVRFAYHSADVLHGIDLDVRPGERLALVGPSGAGKSTLGRLLAGVYAPRSGRVALGGAALAEMPAERVRAHVALVNQEHHVFVGTLRDNLALARADADDAELRAALRAVDADWADALPEGLDTEVGSGGHTLTPPQAQQLALARLVLADPHTLVLDEATSLLDPRAARRLERSLARVLHGRTVIAIAHRLHTAHDADRIAVVDGGRIAEHGSHAELIASGGAYAELWRSWKDE, from the coding sequence GTGAAACCGCCCGCCGATCCCGCCCAGTTGGAACGGGACACCGCCACCCTCCTCCCGGTCGGCTCCACGGCCGGGGTGCGGAGCTACGTGCGGCTGCTGGCCCGCCGCCACCGCCGGGCGTTCTCCGCCGTCGTCGGCCTCCACGCGGTCGGCGCCGTCGCCGGACTGGTCGGGCCGTGGGTGCTCGGCGGACTGGTCGAGGGCCTGTCCACCAGCACCACCGCCGGCCGGATCGCGCAGGCCGGCGGGCTCTTCCTGGCCGCGATCGCCGTACAGTCGCTGTTCACCGGTCTGTCCCGGCTGCGCGGCTCGATCCTCGGCGAGAAGATCCTGGCCGACCTGCGGGAGGACTTCCTGGTCCGCTCGGTCGGCCTGCCGCCGGGCGTACTGGAGCGGGCCGGGACCGGCGACCTGGTCTCCCGGACCACCACCGACGTGGACCGGCTGGCCAAGTCGGTCCGTGACGCCGTGCCCGAACTCGCCGTCGCCGTGGTGTCGGTGGTGGTGATCTTCGCCGCGATGCTGGTCACCTCGCCGCTGATCGCGGTGAGCGCGCTGATCGGCGCCCCGGTGCTGCTGGTCGGCTCACGCTGGTACTTCGCCCGCGCCCCGCAGTCCTACCGCGCCGAGTCCGCCTCCTACGCCGCCGTCAACACCGCGATCGCGGAGACCGTGGACGCCGGCCGGACGGTGGAGGCGCTGGGCCTCGGCGAGCGCCGGGTGCGGGCAACCGACGAGCGGATCGGCACCTGGACCTCCTGGGAGCGCTACACCCTCTGGCTGCGCTCGGTCTTCTTCCCGACCGTCGACATGCCCTACTCCCTCGCCGTGGTGGCCACCCTCGGCCTGGGCGGCCTCTACACCCTGCACGGCTGGACCACCCTCGGCCAGCTCACCGCCGGCGTGCTGTACGCGCAGATGCTGGTCGACCCAGTGGACTCGATCATCCGCTGGTACGACGAACTCCAGGTCGGCCAGGCCTCGCTGGCCCGGCTGGTCGGGGTGCGCGAGATCCCGGACGCGGAGTCCGACGAGCGGCTCGACCCGCGGGGCCGCGAACTGGTCGCCGACCAGGTACGGTTCGCGTACCACAGCGCGGACGTCCTCCACGGCATCGACCTGGACGTCCGGCCGGGGGAGCGGCTGGCCCTGGTCGGCCCCTCGGGCGCGGGCAAGTCCACCCTCGGCCGGCTGCTCGCCGGGGTGTACGCGCCCAGGTCGGGGCGGGTCGCGCTGGGCGGGGCGGCGCTCGCCGAGATGCCGGCCGAACGGGTGCGGGCGCATGTGGCGCTGGTCAACCAGGAGCACCACGTCTTCGTCGGCACCCTGCGCGACAACCTCGCGCTGGCCCGCGCGGACGCGGACGACGCCGAACTGCGCGCGGCGCTGCGGGCGGTGGACGCGGACTGGGCCGACGCCCTGCCGGAGGGCCTGGACACCGAGGTCGGCTCCGGCGGCCACACCCTGACGCCCCCGCAGGCCCAGCAGCTGGCGCTGGCCCGGCTGGTGCTCGCGGACCCGCACACCCTGGTCCTGGACGAGGCCACCTCGCTGCTGGACCCGCGGGCGGCCCGCCGCCTGGAGCGCTCGCTGGCCCGGGTGCTGCACGGCCGCACGGTGATCGCCATCGCCCACAGGCTGCACACCGCGCACGACGCGGACCGGATCGCGGTGGTCGACGGCGGCCGGATCGCCGAACACGGCAGCCACGCCGAGCTGATCGCCTCCGGCGGGGCCTACGCGGAGCTGTGGCGGTCGTGGAAGGACGAGTAG
- a CDS encoding DUF190 domain-containing protein: MSPRREPLPTGHALRLTVYLSEHDRYHRHPMYHEIVRRAHDAGLAGAAVLRGIEGFGGSSQIHTTRLLDLAEDLPLAVIIVDEEQRIRDFLPQVREIMTRGLITLDDVEVVAHLTGEEG, encoded by the coding sequence ATGAGCCCGCGCCGAGAGCCGCTCCCCACCGGCCACGCCCTGCGCCTGACGGTCTACCTCAGCGAGCACGACCGCTACCACCGGCACCCGATGTACCACGAGATCGTCCGCCGGGCGCACGACGCCGGGCTGGCCGGCGCGGCCGTGCTGCGCGGGATCGAGGGCTTCGGCGGCAGCTCGCAGATCCACACCACCCGGCTGCTCGACCTCGCCGAGGACCTGCCGCTCGCGGTGATCATCGTGGACGAGGAGCAGCGGATCAGGGACTTCCTCCCGCAGGTCCGGGAGATCATGACGCGCGGGCTGATCACCCTCGACGACGTCGAGGTCGTGGCCCACCTCACCGGTGAGGAGGGCTGA
- a CDS encoding helix-turn-helix domain-containing protein: MAAELTGSRAPVPHRPQAAPGLLEGLGLGASEQLAYLRLLSAPDRTAAELAAELGCPPRAAEELLCSLAAHGLAEQLPAPASASAPAAAPVSAPAQDGARRWAATAPNLAVEMLLLRREEELLRTRGRIAELMRLYRRAQQPTATDLVEVVSGREAIALRWRQLQQGARRRLLVFDRSPHVALPDAELERSVLARGVRVRSVYETGGGGGPARLARIREQLAAGEEARLLPELPCKLAVVDDTWALLPVTAGAELASALLVRPSSLLDALIELFEAYWHRGVRLPDGRDAADRRGELLALLSAGFTDDSIARQLGVSARTVQRWVRELMDELGARTRFQAGLQATRAGLL; encoded by the coding sequence ATGGCAGCTGAGCTCACGGGCAGTCGCGCTCCCGTCCCCCATCGCCCGCAGGCCGCCCCAGGGCTGCTCGAAGGCCTCGGCCTCGGCGCCTCCGAGCAGTTGGCGTATCTCAGACTGCTCAGCGCCCCGGACAGAACCGCCGCCGAGCTCGCCGCCGAACTCGGCTGCCCGCCCCGGGCGGCCGAGGAGCTGCTGTGCAGCCTGGCCGCCCACGGCCTCGCCGAACAGCTCCCGGCTCCGGCGTCGGCGTCCGCCCCTGCGGCGGCTCCGGTGTCGGCCCCGGCGCAGGACGGCGCCCGGCGCTGGGCCGCCACCGCGCCCAACCTCGCCGTCGAGATGCTGCTGCTCCGCCGCGAGGAGGAGCTGCTGCGCACCCGCGGCCGGATCGCCGAGCTGATGCGGCTCTACCGCCGCGCCCAACAGCCCACCGCCACCGACCTGGTGGAGGTGGTCAGCGGCCGGGAGGCGATCGCGCTGCGCTGGCGCCAGCTCCAGCAGGGCGCCCGCCGACGGCTGCTGGTCTTCGACCGCTCCCCGCATGTGGCCCTGCCGGACGCCGAGTTGGAGCGCAGCGTACTGGCCCGCGGGGTGCGGGTGCGCTCGGTCTACGAGACCGGCGGCGGCGGAGGTCCGGCCCGGCTGGCCCGGATACGGGAGCAGCTGGCGGCCGGCGAGGAGGCCCGCCTGCTGCCCGAACTCCCCTGCAAGCTGGCGGTCGTCGACGACACCTGGGCGCTGCTCCCGGTCACCGCGGGGGCGGAGCTGGCCAGCGCCCTGCTGGTCCGGCCGTCCTCACTGCTGGACGCGCTGATCGAGCTCTTCGAGGCGTACTGGCACCGGGGCGTCCGGCTGCCCGACGGCAGGGACGCCGCCGACCGGCGCGGGGAGCTGCTGGCGCTGCTCTCCGCCGGGTTCACGGACGACAGCATCGCCCGCCAACTCGGCGTCTCCGCCCGAACGGTGCAGCGCTGGGTACGCGAGCTGATGGACGAGCTGGGAGCGCGGACCCGGTTCCAGGCGGGACTGCAGGCCACCAGGGCCGGGCTGCTGTGA
- a CDS encoding ABC transporter transmembrane domain-containing protein, translating into MPLIRLPLPDPGSPDLRTGLAFLRWLGHCQRRGRALAALWAALGLGAQAAVPVFIGLGVQAVVHHRTAELWWSAGGALALGAVNSGTLILLHRQSVWNWIHAASQVRQLVARQASELGGGLSRRIATGEIVAVSSGDVEKIGWYVETLGRLAGSVVVWFGVGVGVLLVQPVLGLAVLLGVPLLAAAVWPLIGPFERRFDRQRELGGKASELAADTVAGLRVLRGIGGEELFLTRYRRASQLVRAAAVRAARIWALMQAQQVLLPGLFVVAVTWYGATLAADGRMSAGTLIAVYGSTAFLALPLRVLGEAAHAWTVARVSAARAVRVLSLSREGTGPADGAGAADRSDGTGAAADGAAGAARANGAGAVELDPERAARSDLHDPESGITARAAEFTAVVCGDPDLAGLLADRLGGHLPGGEASRVRLGGVPLDSLPRDRARALVLVHDKDPVLLSGTLAELMDVPSSGRVPAAEAFAAAQAQDALDALLDGDPEAEGDPMRARITQRGRSLSGGQRQRVALARALIADPPVLVLDEPTSAVDAHTESRVARGLAELRAGRTTVAFATSPLLLDAADRVLFVRDGRVAATGTHRRLLHTEPAYRAVVTREAEEQDVARAPETSADTAALTGDPL; encoded by the coding sequence ATGCCCTTGATCAGACTTCCGCTGCCCGACCCCGGCAGTCCCGACCTCCGGACCGGGCTCGCGTTCCTGCGGTGGCTCGGCCACTGCCAGCGGCGCGGCCGAGCGCTGGCGGCGCTGTGGGCCGCGCTCGGCCTGGGCGCCCAGGCGGCCGTGCCGGTCTTCATCGGGCTCGGCGTGCAGGCCGTCGTCCACCACCGGACCGCCGAGCTCTGGTGGTCGGCGGGCGGGGCGCTCGCCCTGGGCGCGGTCAACTCGGGCACCCTGATCCTGCTGCACCGCCAGTCGGTGTGGAACTGGATCCACGCCGCCTCCCAGGTCCGCCAGCTGGTCGCCCGGCAGGCCTCCGAGCTGGGCGGCGGCCTCTCCCGGCGGATCGCCACCGGTGAGATCGTCGCGGTCAGCTCCGGAGACGTGGAGAAGATCGGCTGGTACGTGGAGACCCTGGGCCGGCTGGCCGGCTCGGTGGTGGTCTGGTTCGGCGTGGGAGTCGGGGTGCTGCTGGTGCAGCCGGTGCTCGGACTGGCCGTGCTGCTCGGGGTTCCGCTGCTGGCGGCCGCGGTCTGGCCGCTGATCGGGCCGTTCGAGCGGCGCTTCGACCGGCAGCGCGAACTGGGCGGCAAGGCGAGCGAGTTGGCCGCCGACACGGTCGCCGGACTGCGGGTGCTGCGCGGGATCGGCGGCGAGGAGCTCTTCCTGACCCGCTACCGCAGGGCCTCCCAGCTGGTCCGCGCGGCCGCCGTCCGGGCGGCCCGGATCTGGGCGCTGATGCAGGCCCAGCAGGTGCTGCTGCCGGGGCTCTTCGTGGTCGCCGTGACCTGGTACGGCGCGACGCTGGCGGCGGACGGCCGGATGAGCGCGGGCACCCTGATCGCGGTCTACGGCTCCACCGCCTTCCTGGCGCTGCCCCTGCGGGTGCTCGGCGAGGCCGCCCACGCCTGGACGGTGGCCAGGGTGTCGGCCGCCCGGGCGGTCCGGGTACTGTCGCTCAGCCGCGAGGGGACCGGACCGGCCGACGGGGCCGGCGCCGCCGACAGGTCCGACGGGACCGGCGCCGCCGCCGACGGCGCCGCCGGCGCGGCCCGCGCTAACGGGGCCGGCGCCGTCGAGCTCGACCCCGAGCGCGCCGCCCGCTCCGACCTCCACGACCCGGAGAGCGGGATCACCGCCCGCGCCGCCGAGTTCACCGCCGTGGTCTGCGGCGACCCGGATCTCGCCGGGCTGCTCGCCGACCGCCTCGGCGGGCATCTGCCGGGCGGCGAGGCCTCCCGGGTCCGCCTGGGCGGCGTACCGCTGGATTCGCTGCCGCGCGACCGGGCCAGGGCGCTGGTGCTGGTCCACGACAAGGACCCGGTGCTGCTCTCCGGCACCCTGGCCGAGCTGATGGACGTACCCTCCTCCGGCCGGGTGCCGGCCGCCGAGGCCTTCGCCGCCGCCCAGGCGCAGGACGCCCTGGACGCCCTGCTGGACGGGGACCCGGAGGCGGAGGGCGACCCGATGCGGGCCCGGATCACCCAGCGCGGCCGCTCGCTCTCCGGCGGCCAGCGCCAACGAGTGGCGCTGGCACGGGCGTTGATCGCGGACCCGCCGGTCCTGGTGCTGGACGAGCCGACCAGCGCGGTGGACGCCCACACCGAGAGCCGGGTCGCCCGCGGCCTCGCCGAGCTGCGCGCCGGCCGCACCACGGTGGCCTTCGCCACCAGCCCGCTGCTGCTGGACGCGGCCGACCGGGTGCTCTTCGTCCGCGACGGCCGGGTGGCCGCGACCGGCACCCACCGGCGGCTCCTCCACACCGAACCGGCGTACCGGGCCGTGGTCACCCGCGAGGCGGAGGAGCAGGACGTCGCCCGCGCCCCCGAGACATCCGCCGACACCGCCGCACTCACCGGAGACCCGCTGTGA